In a single window of the Nocardioides sp. L-11A genome:
- a CDS encoding OB-fold nucleic acid binding domain-containing protein → MRTKSRLRRTISRWANPDEAEARDLRKTFSGDGVLCIGDAPDREPVRLRGTLRTVTLRPRGGVPALEAELYDGTGTITVIWLGRRRIAGIGPGRALEVQGRVGTQDGHRMLYNPRYELL, encoded by the coding sequence ATGCGCACGAAGAGCCGCCTGCGGCGCACCATCAGCAGGTGGGCCAACCCGGACGAGGCCGAGGCCCGCGACCTGCGCAAGACCTTCAGCGGCGACGGCGTGCTGTGCATCGGCGACGCGCCCGACCGGGAGCCGGTGCGGCTGCGCGGCACCCTGCGCACCGTGACCCTGCGCCCGCGCGGCGGCGTACCCGCCCTCGAGGCCGAGCTGTACGACGGCACCGGCACGATCACCGTGATCTGGCTGGGGCGCCGCCGGATCGCCGGGATCGGCCCCGGCCGCGCGCTCGAGGTCCAGGGCCGGGTCGGCACCCAGGACGGCCACCGGATGCTCTACAACCCGAG